The bacterium genome includes the window TGAGCCATCTGCAAAATACTTGGGGTCCGGGCAAGTCGTTGGGAACGATCCGAGCGATTGCGTATTGGACGTTCACGTTTCTGGTGGCGTTTGAAATGGTCGCCGGAGGGATCTGGGATCTCCTGCGAATCGAGTACGTTCGAGTCATGCTCGCGCACCTCGGGTACCCGATGTACCTTCTCACCATCATCGGCGTCTGGAAAATCCCGTGCGCGATCGTGATGTTGCTCCCGGGATTTCTGCGGCTCAAGGAGTGGGCGTACGCCGGGGCCGTCTTCAATTACACCGGCGCCGCCGCCTCTCACTTCCTCGCCGGTTATTCCGGTCTCGGCAGCCCGCTGATTTTTACAGCGATTACGCTGGCATCGTGGGCGCTGCGCCCACCGACACGGCGCCTCGAAGCAGCGCCTCCCGCGGAACAACGCCTGGCGTCAAGGCTTGTTCCGACTCTTGTCCTCATTGCGCTCTTCATCCTGTCATGGATATTTCTCCCCGGGAGGTCAAGAATTGACGGCTGATGTCAAGGCGCCGCCGGCGGTGGCGTGGCGGGTCTTCACGGAAAAGAAGGGCACATGGTGGCCCCTCACCCACTACAAGATCGGCAAAGCGAACGCGATAGACGCGGTGATCGAGCCGCGCGCCGAGGGCCGCTGGTACGAGCGCGGCGACGACGGGAGCACGTGCGACTGGGGCACCGTCCTCGCATCGGAGCCACACTCCCGCCTGGTGCTCTCCTGGAATATCAGCGCCGACTGGCAGCCTGACCCGACGCTCGGAACAGAAATCGAGGTGCGCTTCATTCCGCAAGGCAAGAATGGCACGCGCGTGGAGTTGGAGCATCGTCATATTGACCGATACGGGGCACGTCGCGATGAGATGCGCAACATCTTCGAGACCGAAGGCGACTGGGGTCGTCTCCCCGAGATGTTCGCCCGCACGGCGGCGGCGGAGGCGGCAAAGTAGCGTGTCGGATATCACGCGGGCGCGTACCGCGCTGATCACGCGGATCCTCGAGGGAGAGGGCGAAGCGACGCGCGCCCAGCGCCGTGCCGCGTTCGACAACGCCTGGCTTGCCTCTCCGCTGAACATG containing:
- a CDS encoding SRPBCC family protein translates to MTADVKAPPAVAWRVFTEKKGTWWPLTHYKIGKANAIDAVIEPRAEGRWYERGDDGSTCDWGTVLASEPHSRLVLSWNISADWQPDPTLGTEIEVRFIPQGKNGTRVELEHRHIDRYGARRDEMRNIFETEGDWGRLPEMFARTAAAEAAK
- a CDS encoding DoxX family protein, yielding MLSHLQNTWGPGKSLGTIRAIAYWTFTFLVAFEMVAGGIWDLLRIEYVRVMLAHLGYPMYLLTIIGVWKIPCAIVMLLPGFLRLKEWAYAGAVFNYTGAAASHFLAGYSGLGSPLIFTAITLASWALRPPTRRLEAAPPAEQRLASRLVPTLVLIALFILSWIFLPGRSRIDG